A window of Cryptomeria japonica chromosome 3, Sugi_1.0, whole genome shotgun sequence contains these coding sequences:
- the LOC131029639 gene encoding endo-1,4-beta-xylanase 5-like: MADVGVEIFLDSVSLQPFTKEEWRSHQQANIEKNRKGNVTVHVVDSEGNPVKGAKIMINQIKREFPFGSAIAKTILANDTYQKWFERFNVATFENELKWYSTENQQGYLNYKDADALVEFCNSNNISMRGHNIFWEDPKYTPQWVKDLPDTQQLQSAVESRIRSLVGRYKGQFLNWDVSNEMLHFSFFENKLGPNASLEFFKLAQELDPTTPMFMNDYNTIETCNDIMAIPDEYLRKLQDISSLGVMTGIGLESHFGKANIPLMRSILDRLGSIGLPIWLTEVDIQNSLGGDKQVEYLEEVLREGYSHQFVDGIVMWSALHPYGCYQMCLTDNNFNNLATENVVDKLIEEWNNESIEGITDENGELNFFGFRAYYKAIVMHLELNNSTTFKVSRVSMTTYQSRQIYIVI, encoded by the exons ACATTGAAAAG AATAGAAAAGGGAATGTTACTGTGCATGTTGTAGACAGTGAAGGGAATCCTGTGAAGGGAGCCAAAATCATGATAAACCAAATCAAGAGGGAGTTTCCCTTTGGATCAGCCATAGCTAAAACCATCCTGGCTAATGATACTTATCAG AAATGGTTTGAGCGATTTAATGTGGCAACTTTTGAGAATGAGTTAAAATGGTATAGTACAGAGAATCAACAAGGATATCTCAACTACAAAGATGCAGATGCTTTGGTAGAATTTTGCAATTCTAATAACATATCCATGCGAGGGCATAATATCTTTTGGGAGGACCCAAAGTACACTCCTCAATGGGTTAAGGATTTGCCTGATACACAACAACTACAAAGTGCAGTGGAGTCTCGAATTCGATCCCTAGTGGGTCGTTATAAAGGTCAATTTTTAAATTGGGATGTGAGCAATGAGATGCTTCATTTCTCCTTCTTTGAAAATAAGCTAGGACCTAATGCGTCACTTGAGTTCTTCAAACTTGCTCAAGAATTGGACCCCACAACACCTATGTTCATGAATGATTATAACACCATTGAGACTTGCAATGATATCATG GCTATTCCAGATGAATATCTAAGAAAATTGCAAGACATATCAAGCCTAGGGGTGATGACAGGAATTGGTTTGGAATCTCATTTTGGAAAGGCAAACATTCCTTTGATGCGTTCAATTTTGGATAGATTGGGGTCTATAGGGTTACCTATTTGGCTTACAGAAGTGGATATACAAAATTCTTTAGGTGGTGATAAACAAGTAGAGTACTTAGAAGAAGTGCTAAGAGAAGGATATTCACATCAATTTGTGGATGGGATTGTGATGTGGTCAGCATTGCATCCATATGGGTGTTACCAAATGTGTTTAACAGATAACAATTTCAACAATTTAGCCACTGAAAATGTTGTGGACAAGTTGATAGAAGAGTGGAACAATGAAAGCATTGAAGGAATCACTGATGAAAATGGTGaattaaatttttttggatttCGGGCATATTATAAAGCCATTGTAATGCATTTAGAGCTTAACAATTCTACTACTTTTAAAGTGAGTAGGGTTTCAATGACCACATATCAATCGCGACAAATCTATATTGTAATATGA